GTACACACGTTGGTTGCATTCACAACGATTTTTCTGACAGTCGAGACTGTGAACTACTGTCACAGGCAGGTTTTTTGGCGCTGACACAACTGTCGCGCCCGCCATCCATCCCCACCCTCAGCACGAATCCAAGGAGAACCACAGTGCCCGCCGCGAAGAAGAAGGCTCCGGCCACCAAGCCTGCCGCCAAGAAGACTGCCTCCGCAGCCAAGACACCGCCGACGCGAAGCAGCAGCACGCGCGCATCCGCCACAAAGCCAGCGCGCAAGCCAGTCGGCAAGAAGCTCTGGGGCGGAGAGACCGACAAGGCCGTCGCGAACTTCCCGGTCTCCGGTCACCCGATGCCGCTGCCGGTGATCCGCCAGCTCGGCTTGATCAAGGCCTCGGCCGCGCGCGCCAACAAGGACCTTGGACTGCTCAAGCCCGGCATCGCCAAGAAGATCGCCGACGCCGGTGACGAGATCGCCAATGGCCGTCACGACGGCCAATTCCCGATCGACGTCTTCCAGACCGGCTCCGGCACCTCGAGCAACATGAACACCAACGAGGTCATTGCGAACATCGCCGGCGAGGGCGTTCACGCCAACGACCACGTCAACCTCGGTCAGTCGAGCAACGACGTATTCCCGAGCGCCGTGCACATGGCCGCGCTCGCCGAGATCGACAACAAGTTGATCCCAAACCTGAAGACGCTCGAGAAGTCGCTGGCCAGGAAGTCACGCCAGTTCAAGAACTCCGTGAAGTCCGGCCGTACTCACCTGATGGACGCCGTCCCTGTGACGCTGGGTCAGGAGTTCGGTGGCTACGCCGCGCAGGTCCACCTCGGCATCGAGCGCGTCGAGTCAACGCTTCCGCACGTGCGTCAGATCCCGCTCGGCGGCACCGCGACCGGCACCGGCTTGAACACGCACAAGCGTTTCGCCCAGCTAACACGCAAGTACATCAAGCAGGGTTCGGGCATCAGCGTTCTGCCGCCGCAGGATCCGTTCGAGGCGCAGGCAAACCGCGACGCGCTGGTCGAGCT
This genomic interval from Solirubrobacterales bacterium contains the following:
- a CDS encoding class II fumarate hydratase translates to MSVRTHVGCIHNDFSDSRDCELLSQAGFLALTQLSRPPSIPTLSTNPRRTTVPAAKKKAPATKPAAKKTASAAKTPPTRSSSTRASATKPARKPVGKKLWGGETDKAVANFPVSGHPMPLPVIRQLGLIKASAARANKDLGLLKPGIAKKIADAGDEIANGRHDGQFPIDVFQTGSGTSSNMNTNEVIANIAGEGVHANDHVNLGQSSNDVFPSAVHMAALAEIDNKLIPNLKTLEKSLARKSRQFKNSVKSGRTHLMDAVPVTLGQEFGGYAAQVHLGIERVESTLPHVRQIPLGGTATGTGLNTHKRFAQLTRKYIKQGSGISVLPPQDPFEAQANRDALVELSGALKVLAVSFTKIANDLALMGSGPRAGIGEIFLPELQKGSSIMPGKVNPVIPEVVLQVSAQVIGNDTAITVGGMQGQFELNVRIPLIAKNILESIQLLSSAAHLLATKCVDGIEANKEGLKNSAENTLAAATALNPHIGYDKAGEIVKHAASSGRSLKDVAMEHGVTAKVYAEAMNLKKMALGD